The Mus caroli chromosome 1, CAROLI_EIJ_v1.1, whole genome shotgun sequence genome has a window encoding:
- the LOC110304770 gene encoding olfactory receptor 6N1-like, translating into MDHVNYTWTRTFILAGFTTSGALRPLAFLGTLCIYLLTLAGNLFIIVLVQADSGLSTPMYFFISVLSFLELWYVSTTVPTLLHTLLHGHSPIPSSACFVQLYVFHSLGMTECYLLGVMALDRYLAICRPLHYHALMSRQVQLWLAGATWVAGFSAALVPACLTASLPYCLKEIAHYFCDLAPLMRLACVSTRWHARVHGAVIGVATGCNFVLILGLYGGILTAVLKLPSAASRAKAFSTCSSHMTVVALFYASAFTVYVGSPQSRPEGTDKLIALVYALLTPFLNPIIYSLRNKEVKEAVKRVSEKIRTLLRDT; encoded by the coding sequence ATGGATCATGTCAACTACACCTGGACACGGACCTTCATCCTTGCTGGTTTCACTACCTCTGGTGCCCTCCGACCTCTTGCCTTCCTGGGGACCCTGTGCATCTATCTCCTCACCCTCGCAGGGAACTTGTTCATCATTGTCTTGGTCCAGGCAGATTCAGGGCTGTCcactcccatgtacttctttATCAGTGTCCTCTCCTTCCTGGAACTCTGGTATGTCAGCACCACAGTGCCCACCTTGCTGCACACCCTGCTCCATGGGCATTCACCCATCCCCTCGTCTGCATGCTTCGTCCAGCTGTATGTCTTCCACTCCTTGGGCATGACTGAGTGCTACCTGTTAGGTGTCATGGCTCTGGACCGCTACCTTGCTATCTGTCGTCCACTGCACTACCATGCACTCATGAGCAGGCAGGTACAGCTATGGCTTGCAGGTGCCACTTGGGTGGCTGGCTTTTCAGCTGCCTTGGTGCCTGCATGTCTCACTGCCAGTTTACCATATTGCTTGAAAGAAATAGCCCATTACTTTTGTGACCTGGCACCACTAATGCGGTTGGCATGTGTAAGCACAAGGTGGCATGCTCGGGTTCACGGGGCAGTGATTGGTGTGGCCACTGGATGCAATTTTGTCCTCATCTTGGGACTCTATGGGGGTATTCTGACAGCTGTCCTGAAGCTGCCTTCAGCTGCCAGTCGAGCCAAAGCCTTCTCCACATGCTCCTCCCATATGACAGTGGTTGCACTGTTCTATGCTTCTGCTTTTACTGTGTATGTGGGTTCACCTCAGAGCAGACCTGAGGGCACTGACAAACTTATTGCCTTAGTGTATGCCCTCCTAACTCCATTTCTCAACCCTATCATCTATTCCCTTCGCAACAAAGAGGTGAAGGAAGCAGTGAAGAGGGTCAGTGAAAAGATCAGAACTTTGTTGAGAGACACCTAA
- the LOC110304834 gene encoding olfactory receptor 10C1-like produces the protein MDHVNYTWTRTFILAGFTTSGTLQHLAVFGTLCIYLLTLAGNLFIIVLVQADSGLSTPMYFFISVLSFLELWYVSTTVPTLLHTLLHGHSPIPSSACFVQLYVFHSLGMTECYLLGVMALDRYLAICRPLHYHALMSRQVQKQLVGVTWVAGFSAALVPAGLTASLPYCLKEVAHYFCDLAPVMQLACVDTSWHARLYIAVIGMINTCNLAFILGLYGGIVRAVLKLPSAASRAKAFSTCSSHITVVTLFFGSAFIVYVGPPEIRAEGRDKLIALVYTLLTPFFNPIIYTLRNKEVKEAFKRVTQRINAVLN, from the coding sequence ATGGATCATGTCAACTACACCTGGACACGGACCTTTATCCTTGCTGGTTTCACTACTTCTGGTACCCTGCAACATCTTGCAGTTTTTGGAACCCTTTGCATCTATCTCCTCACCCTGGCAGGGAACTTGTTCATCATTGTCTTGGTCCAGGCAGATTCAGGGCTGTCcactcccatgtacttctttATCAGTGTCCTTTCCTTCCTGGAACTCTGGTATGTCAGCACCACAGTGCCCACCTTGCTGCACACCCTGCTCCATGGGCATTCACCCATCCCCTCGTCTGCATGCTTTGTCCAGCTGTATGTCTTCCACTCCTTGGGCATGACCGAGTGCTACCTGTTAGGTGTCATGGCTCTGGACCGCTACCTTGCTATCTGTCGTCCACTGCACTACCATGCACTCATGAGCAGACAGGTCCAGAAACAGTTAGTTGGGGTTACATGGGTGGCTGGTTTTTCAGCTGCCCTGGTGCCTGCAGGTCTCACTGCCTCTTTACCTTATTGCTTGAAAGAGGTGGCCCATTACTTTTGTGACCTGGCACCAGTGATGCAGTTGGCATGTGTGGACACTAGCTGGCATGCTCGGCTTTATATTGCAGTGATTGGCATGATCAATACATGCAATCTTGCTTTCATCTTGGGACTCTATGGAGGTATTGTGAGAGCTGTGCTGAAGCTGCCTTCAGCTGCTAGTCGTGCAAAAGCCTTTTCCACCTGTTCCTCCCATATAACCGTAGTGACACTGTTCTTTGGCTCTGCCTTCATTGTCTATGTGGGTCCACCAGAGATTCGAGCTGAGGGCAGAGACAAGCTTATTGCCTTGGTATATACTTTGCTCACCCCTTTCTTCAACCCAATTATTTATACTCTTCGCAATAAGGAAGTCAAAGAGGCTTTTAAGAGGGTCACACAGAGGATTAATGCTGTGCTGAATTGA